In Pollutimonas sp. M17, a single genomic region encodes these proteins:
- a CDS encoding TolC family outer membrane protein, with protein sequence MPTPFPFLPSTHAKASIRLARRLPAAVALCAWLAASSHAQTLQEAMAHAYGSHPALGAQRANVRALDQDVDSALAGWRPTVSVSTGTGRHTNAYALNDGPRISSDRNPADLRVSASQPLLNWTTGPAVDAAEARVRQGRADLLASEQNVLFDAASAYLNVLQYRKLLALHEANERSLARQVAYRSEHFQRRLGTRTELAQAQARHAAAVAQLNRVRTELDSYGSAFLRTIGMPAGQDLGFPNGLPTLPENLEPIIANAAYNMPAVRSAYYGAQAARADAQAAKGRLMPSVSLEASGAWTRNPEATMRSQRDASVQLTLRIPIYQGGAEWAGVRGSKQREIQQQEQLRNSRLQARYDASDAWNKLQAARAEIKAFETAIAANKVAYEGVSEQHAVLGELTLIEVLNAQQELFLSEVSLVQARTQAVLSHLRLLAVQGRLTAEGLGLSVAGHPAADMLQ encoded by the coding sequence ATGCCGACGCCATTTCCCTTCCTCCCGTCAACTCATGCCAAAGCCTCGATCAGGCTCGCGCGAAGGCTGCCGGCCGCCGTCGCGCTATGCGCCTGGCTGGCGGCATCCAGTCATGCACAAACGCTGCAGGAAGCCATGGCGCATGCCTACGGCAGCCACCCCGCACTCGGCGCGCAGCGGGCCAACGTCCGGGCCCTGGATCAAGACGTGGATTCCGCGCTGGCGGGCTGGCGCCCCACGGTGTCGGTCAGCACGGGAACAGGCCGCCATACCAATGCCTATGCGCTCAACGATGGCCCCAGGATCTCCTCGGACAGGAATCCGGCCGACCTGCGCGTCAGCGCCAGCCAGCCCCTGCTGAACTGGACCACGGGCCCGGCGGTGGACGCCGCCGAGGCGCGCGTCCGCCAAGGCCGGGCCGACTTGCTGGCCAGTGAACAGAATGTCCTGTTCGATGCCGCCTCGGCCTATTTGAACGTGCTTCAATACCGCAAGCTGCTGGCGCTGCACGAAGCCAATGAACGCAGCCTGGCCCGGCAAGTGGCCTATCGCAGCGAACATTTCCAGCGACGGCTGGGCACCCGCACGGAACTGGCCCAGGCACAGGCACGGCACGCCGCGGCGGTGGCGCAATTGAATCGGGTGCGGACGGAACTGGACTCCTACGGCAGCGCTTTCCTGCGCACCATAGGGATGCCGGCCGGACAGGATCTGGGCTTTCCGAACGGCCTGCCCACCTTGCCCGAAAACCTGGAACCCATCATTGCCAATGCCGCCTACAACATGCCGGCGGTGCGCAGCGCCTACTACGGCGCGCAGGCGGCGCGCGCCGACGCGCAAGCCGCGAAAGGCAGGCTGATGCCGTCCGTCAGCCTGGAGGCGTCAGGCGCCTGGACACGCAATCCCGAAGCCACCATGCGCAGCCAGCGCGACGCCTCGGTGCAGTTGACCCTGCGCATTCCCATTTATCAGGGCGGCGCTGAATGGGCCGGCGTGCGCGGCAGTAAACAACGCGAAATCCAGCAACAGGAGCAATTGCGCAATTCCAGGCTGCAGGCCCGCTACGATGCGTCGGATGCGTGGAACAAGCTGCAGGCCGCCCGCGCGGAGATCAAGGCCTTCGAGACCGCCATCGCCGCCAACAAAGTGGCCTACGAAGGCGTCAGCGAGCAGCATGCCGTCCTGGGCGAATTGACCCTCATCGAAGTGCTGAACGCGCAGCAGGAATTGTTCTTGTCGGAAGTGTCGCTGGTACAGGCCCGTACGCAGGCCGTGCTGTCGCACCTTCGCCTGCTGGCCGTCCAGGGCCGGCTGACCGCCGAAGGCCTGGGGCTGTCGGTGGCGGGGCATCCGGCCGCCGACATGCTTCAATAG
- the pgaA gene encoding poly-beta-1,6 N-acetyl-D-glucosamine export porin PgaA, which yields MNTSIPIACFSLTLASLLSSPASAAVSRSEYDALIREARAGNHEPALIMLRQHGIEHPMDLRAAYDHILIASWAGRNEEAVGAYEAIVPAPNRPPADVLAAVARAYRDTQRWDPALERYREGRKLFPKQSSFAVGEIMTLADAGRADEAIVLGKELAEELPEDADARLALSYAYKVRPSPYPVLQEADHARTLAPRKAYVTREYIDSLQHAGLAHAALTIAREHPELLDDAKMRQLEADYLAETTRLAAMPYRLESERYANADRALAEYERLIPAWETLGPSASADVRRLRIDRLQALHARLRMQDVVDGYESLVAEGISVPRYVLNDVAAAYLYLRRPEEAQALYRQVMNDEGSRRDNPSERLSNETGLYYSLVESEQFDEAGNVIQAARAGQPTWRYIKGVPQRVPNDLHLYSEQTAALGLFYADDTAGAAKRLRELVDHAPNNVGLRTSLANVYTSRGWPRRAERQLKVAEALEPQAVEVEAGQGITALSLQEWRQAEILVQDLETRFPEELSTQNLQREWTRYNKAELRIEARRGIASDSPVSGNGDFGIETVLYSAPLNYNWRAFGGAGYANGDFDEGSGNYRWLRTGAEWRGRDLTAELEASTHNYGHGIKPGARMSVAYDLNDQWQVGASAELRSRETPLRALRNDISSNSAGVYARWRQSDHREWRFSLAPSRFSDGNQRLAATLTGRERIYTRPHLKADLMINIAATRNSQEGGPYFNPRSDLEVLPTLNLTHTLYRRYETVWEQTFILGVGAYKQQNFGTGAIAVAGYGMRYRYNDVFDIGATVIGINRPYDGVRERELRFMLDMSFRF from the coding sequence ATGAATACATCGATTCCTATCGCTTGCTTCAGCCTGACTCTTGCAAGCCTGTTGAGCAGTCCCGCATCGGCTGCGGTATCGCGCAGCGAATACGATGCCTTGATACGCGAGGCCCGCGCGGGCAACCACGAACCGGCGCTGATCATGCTGCGCCAGCATGGCATCGAGCACCCCATGGATCTGCGCGCGGCTTACGATCACATCCTCATTGCCAGCTGGGCCGGCAGAAACGAGGAAGCCGTCGGCGCCTACGAAGCCATTGTTCCCGCTCCCAATCGTCCGCCCGCCGATGTCCTGGCGGCCGTTGCCCGCGCCTACCGCGACACCCAGCGATGGGATCCCGCCCTGGAGCGCTATCGTGAAGGCCGCAAGCTGTTTCCGAAGCAATCCTCGTTCGCCGTCGGCGAGATCATGACCCTGGCCGATGCCGGACGCGCCGACGAGGCCATTGTCCTGGGCAAGGAACTGGCCGAGGAATTGCCCGAAGACGCCGACGCCCGCCTGGCGCTGAGCTATGCCTACAAAGTCCGCCCTTCCCCCTACCCCGTATTACAGGAGGCGGACCACGCCAGGACACTGGCCCCGCGCAAGGCCTATGTGACCAGGGAATACATAGACTCTTTGCAGCATGCGGGACTGGCGCATGCCGCCTTGACCATCGCCAGGGAGCACCCCGAACTCCTGGATGACGCAAAGATGCGCCAGCTGGAGGCCGACTACCTGGCGGAAACCACCCGCCTGGCTGCCATGCCATACCGGCTGGAATCGGAGCGGTACGCCAACGCCGACCGCGCCTTGGCCGAGTATGAGCGCCTCATTCCCGCATGGGAAACCCTGGGCCCTTCCGCAAGCGCGGACGTCAGGCGCTTGCGTATCGACCGCTTGCAGGCGCTGCATGCCCGATTGCGGATGCAGGATGTGGTGGACGGGTACGAGAGTCTGGTTGCGGAAGGCATAAGCGTGCCCCGCTATGTACTGAATGACGTCGCCGCTGCCTATCTATACCTGCGCCGGCCCGAAGAAGCCCAGGCCCTTTACCGTCAGGTCATGAATGACGAAGGCAGCCGGCGGGACAATCCCAGCGAACGGCTAAGCAATGAAACCGGCCTGTACTACTCTCTGGTCGAAAGCGAGCAGTTCGATGAAGCCGGGAATGTCATCCAGGCCGCGCGCGCCGGCCAGCCCACATGGCGCTACATCAAGGGCGTGCCCCAACGCGTTCCGAATGACCTGCACTTGTATTCGGAACAGACCGCTGCCCTGGGCCTCTTCTACGCGGACGACACGGCCGGCGCCGCGAAGCGATTGAGGGAATTGGTCGATCACGCGCCCAACAACGTCGGCCTGCGCACTTCACTGGCCAACGTCTATACCAGCCGCGGTTGGCCCAGGCGTGCGGAGCGGCAGCTCAAAGTCGCCGAGGCGCTGGAGCCGCAAGCCGTGGAGGTCGAAGCGGGCCAGGGAATCACCGCCCTGAGTCTGCAGGAATGGCGGCAGGCCGAGATTCTGGTGCAGGATCTGGAGACCCGGTTCCCCGAAGAGCTTTCCACACAAAACCTGCAGCGCGAATGGACACGGTACAACAAGGCCGAGTTGCGCATAGAAGCCCGTCGCGGCATCGCATCGGACAGCCCAGTCAGCGGCAACGGCGATTTCGGCATTGAAACCGTTTTGTATTCCGCGCCGCTGAACTACAACTGGCGGGCCTTCGGGGGCGCCGGCTATGCGAACGGCGACTTCGACGAGGGCAGCGGCAACTATCGATGGCTGCGCACCGGCGCGGAATGGCGGGGACGGGATCTGACCGCCGAACTGGAGGCCTCCACCCACAACTACGGCCATGGCATCAAGCCCGGCGCCCGCATGTCGGTCGCCTACGACCTGAACGACCAGTGGCAAGTGGGCGCATCGGCGGAGCTGCGGTCGCGCGAAACGCCGCTGCGCGCCTTGCGCAACGATATTTCCTCGAACTCGGCGGGGGTCTATGCAAGATGGCGCCAAAGCGATCATCGGGAATGGAGATTCTCGCTGGCACCCTCCCGCTTCAGCGACGGCAATCAGCGTTTGGCCGCCACCTTGACGGGCCGGGAGCGGATCTACACCCGCCCTCATCTGAAGGCCGACCTCATGATCAACATCGCCGCAACGCGCAATTCCCAAGAAGGCGGCCCCTACTTCAACCCCCGATCCGATCTTGAAGTGCTGCCCACGCTGAATCTGACCCATACCCTGTACCGCCGCTACGAAACGGTATGGGAGCAAACCTTCATTCTGGGCGTCGGCGCCTACAAGCAGCAGAACTTCGGCACCGGCGCGATTGCCGTCGCCGGCTATGGAATGCGCTATCGATACAACGATGTTTTCGATATCGGCGCCACGGTAATTGGCATCAACAGGCCCTACGACGGCGTGCGCGAGCGGGAACTGCGCTTCATGCTCGACATGTCATTCCGCTTTTAG
- a CDS encoding NHLP bacteriocin export ABC transporter permease/ATPase subunit, with amino-acid sequence MTVPIVPLSKTEHGTTPCGPALRNLLDTAGERRMVAGNTPFLLNDPGAAWWLEQGRIELFLVETDNGRAHGARRHFTSIEPGTLLFGLDAADSAPAGFSLLAVPHVNTEVRRIDRAQLAALGMRPEQARDLAAPVDRWIEAVSEGLARWTLPGAVIHRSVQAGEAFSVKAGGRVTSAGGVLWLALPRATTLFLGTQDLPPGPDPCLFPLTQASWLHSGVDLSLSALDSAQAIAQGGLWQGLDALHELLLPTAELNLRLANVDEHNRLRRRAQSAQRDWQHGLDGLQGVLQDKRTRHNPPAAGAPPLALALEAIGRQEGFKPRMPARRRYTDDGETPSLEAIAQASGLRMRKVALEPGWEQADTQALLAYANDDGRPLAVLPAAGGAPTVYDPVHQQTLHGPQALALLSPEGVVFTAPLPFQPLNWASLPRFTIARAWRDLLTLVLSALCGGILGMAVPIASAYLIDTVIPGHDRNHLLQVAIILAVLGLAGFIMNYVGGIAFLRFQNRAGPALQAAIIDRLLRLPTGFFRRYSAGDLALRASAITHIEQLISGSAAQAVMGGVFAVFSFILLLYYDWRLSLWAALIILVYTCATVALIFLQLRRERDLARHGGELQSMVLQQVSGIAKIRLSASEDRAFTRWAKLFATAERLRASAAGYGNLQAALNGLFGLAALFVFFLVLGKFRNDGNMDMVAVGGFAAFLAAFGNFNSSVTQMTQTLGDLLAIQPLLERAMPILQATPEISDDKEDPGKLSGAVEFTHIAFRYQQGGPLVLDDVSISARPGEFIAIVGASGCGKSTLIRLLLGFETPESGGILLDGQDMRELDILAVRQQMGVVLQNSRPMPGSLFENIVGVSSGTLEQAWDAARQVGLAEDIENMPMGMHTVVSEGGGSLSGGQVQRLMIARAIVAQPRILILDEATSALDNRTQAVVTDSLDRLSATRIVVAHRLSTITRANRIYVMDAGRIVETGTFDQLMGMNGYFVRLAAAQLV; translated from the coding sequence ATGACGGTGCCTATCGTGCCCTTATCGAAAACTGAGCACGGCACCACGCCTTGCGGCCCCGCCTTGCGCAATTTGCTGGACACGGCCGGCGAACGCCGCATGGTCGCGGGCAACACGCCCTTCCTGCTGAACGATCCGGGCGCCGCATGGTGGCTGGAGCAAGGCCGCATCGAACTGTTCCTGGTCGAGACCGACAATGGCCGGGCTCACGGGGCCCGGCGGCATTTCACCTCGATCGAACCCGGCACGCTGCTGTTCGGCCTGGACGCCGCCGATTCGGCCCCGGCCGGCTTCAGCCTGCTGGCCGTGCCTCATGTAAACACAGAAGTCCGCCGCATCGATCGCGCGCAATTGGCGGCGCTGGGCATGCGTCCGGAACAGGCGCGGGACCTGGCCGCGCCGGTCGATCGATGGATAGAGGCGGTCTCGGAAGGCCTGGCGCGCTGGACTCTTCCCGGCGCTGTCATCCACCGCTCCGTTCAGGCGGGCGAAGCGTTTTCCGTCAAGGCCGGCGGCCGTGTCACCAGCGCCGGCGGCGTGCTGTGGCTGGCGCTTCCGCGCGCCACGACGCTGTTCCTGGGCACGCAAGACCTGCCGCCGGGGCCGGATCCCTGCCTGTTTCCGCTCACGCAGGCCAGTTGGCTGCATAGCGGCGTCGATTTGAGCCTGTCCGCCCTGGATAGCGCGCAGGCCATTGCGCAGGGCGGACTCTGGCAGGGCCTGGACGCCTTGCACGAGCTGCTGCTGCCCACCGCGGAATTGAACCTGCGGCTGGCCAACGTGGACGAGCACAATCGGCTGCGCCGGCGCGCGCAATCGGCGCAGCGCGACTGGCAGCATGGGCTGGATGGCTTGCAGGGAGTGCTTCAGGACAAGCGCACGCGGCACAACCCGCCCGCCGCGGGCGCCCCGCCGCTGGCCCTGGCGCTGGAAGCCATCGGCCGGCAAGAAGGATTCAAACCGCGCATGCCGGCGCGGCGCCGATACACCGACGATGGCGAAACACCCAGCCTGGAGGCGATCGCCCAGGCCAGCGGCCTGCGGATGCGGAAAGTCGCGCTGGAACCGGGCTGGGAACAGGCCGACACCCAGGCATTGCTGGCTTATGCCAATGACGATGGCCGGCCGCTGGCCGTCCTGCCCGCGGCCGGCGGCGCGCCGACCGTCTACGATCCCGTCCACCAGCAAACGCTGCACGGTCCGCAGGCGCTGGCGCTGCTATCGCCCGAAGGGGTCGTCTTTACCGCCCCGCTTCCCTTCCAGCCGCTGAACTGGGCCAGCCTGCCCCGCTTCACGATCGCCCGCGCCTGGCGCGACCTGCTGACCCTGGTGCTTTCGGCCCTGTGCGGCGGAATACTGGGCATGGCCGTTCCCATTGCCTCGGCCTATCTGATCGATACGGTCATTCCCGGGCACGACCGCAACCATCTGCTGCAAGTGGCCATCATACTGGCGGTGCTGGGCCTGGCCGGCTTCATCATGAACTATGTGGGAGGCATTGCATTCCTGCGCTTTCAGAACCGGGCGGGGCCGGCATTGCAGGCGGCCATCATCGACAGGCTCCTGCGCCTGCCCACGGGCTTCTTCCGCCGCTATTCCGCCGGAGACCTGGCTCTGCGCGCCAGCGCCATCACGCATATCGAGCAACTGATCTCGGGCAGCGCCGCCCAGGCCGTCATGGGCGGCGTCTTCGCCGTGTTCAGCTTCATCCTGCTGCTGTATTACGACTGGCGCCTGAGCTTGTGGGCCGCCCTGATCATCCTGGTCTACACCTGCGCCACGGTGGCGCTGATCTTTCTGCAATTGCGGCGCGAGCGGGATCTTGCCCGGCATGGCGGCGAACTGCAAAGCATGGTGCTGCAACAGGTCAGCGGCATTGCCAAGATACGGCTGTCCGCGTCCGAAGACCGGGCATTCACCCGTTGGGCGAAGCTGTTCGCCACCGCCGAGCGCCTGCGCGCTTCGGCCGCCGGCTACGGCAATCTCCAGGCCGCGCTGAACGGCCTGTTCGGGCTGGCCGCCCTTTTTGTTTTTTTCCTGGTGCTGGGCAAGTTCCGCAACGACGGCAATATGGACATGGTCGCAGTGGGCGGCTTCGCGGCCTTCCTGGCCGCATTCGGCAACTTCAACAGCAGCGTTACCCAAATGACGCAGACCCTGGGCGATCTCCTCGCGATACAGCCCTTGCTGGAGCGGGCCATGCCCATCTTGCAGGCCACGCCGGAAATCAGCGACGACAAGGAGGACCCGGGCAAGCTCTCCGGCGCTGTCGAGTTTACCCACATTGCCTTCCGCTACCAGCAAGGCGGCCCCCTGGTTCTGGACGACGTCTCGATCTCCGCCAGGCCCGGCGAGTTCATTGCCATCGTCGGCGCATCCGGCTGCGGAAAATCCACCCTGATACGCCTGCTGCTGGGCTTTGAAACGCCCGAGTCGGGCGGCATCCTGCTGGACGGGCAGGATATGCGCGAGCTGGATATCCTGGCGGTGCGCCAGCAGATGGGAGTGGTGTTGCAGAACAGTCGGCCCATGCCCGGCTCGCTGTTCGAAAACATCGTGGGCGTCTCCAGCGGCACGCTGGAACAGGCCTGGGATGCCGCCCGCCAGGTGGGCCTGGCCGAAGACATCGAAAACATGCCCATGGGCATGCACACCGTCGTGTCCGAAGGAGGCGGTTCGCTCTCCGGCGGGCAGGTGCAGCGCCTGATGATAGCCCGCGCCATTGTCGCCCAGCCCCGCATCCTGATCCTGGACGAGGCAACCAGCGCCCTGGACAATCGTACCCAGGCGGTCGTCACCGACAGCCTGGATCGCCTTTCGGCGACCCGCATCGTAGTGGCGCACCGACTGAGCACGATCACGCGGGCGAACCGCATCTACGTCATGGATGCCGGCCGCATCGTGGAAACCGGAACCTTCGATCAGCTGATGGGCATGAACGGATACTTCGTCCGGCTTGCCGCCGCCCAACTCGTATGA